CTACTTGTTATCGCGATCAGCATGATCTTTAAAGTGATTTCATCAACTTTTTACCATATCATGCATGAAATGACTCGGTCTTTGAATCTAAGATCATTCATATTATAAGCAAAATCCTCTGCCAATAAAATAACCAACATATCTTCACCATTCCGTGTATCaagatcaaattcaaaataatgagTTAGAATTGCAAGAGCAAGCAAAATTCCACATCCTTTGTAATCAAGCCACACGATACATTCACAGCACTCATTTCCCACAACCAACAATCCAGAAAGTCACTTATTTGCATGGTATAGAAGTCTATTTTCAGCACAGGCAAACTGCATACAAGCGACAAGGATCCATGGGATACAAGATGGATTCCTAGACCCAAACATGGAAACTGCATACATCCCCATTATTTGATATAAGATACAAGCATAATAGTTACATGAAAATAGCTAAAATGACACTCGGATGCCAAGTAAGGCCATCAACTGAGAGACGAACTGAGGGTGCCCTGGCCAAGCAGCACCTGTAACCAAGTTCTCATCAGTGTAGCAGCGATCTATTGGATCAGGTTCTAGCCATGTTGCCCCTCCCAAGACAACATTCAGCTTCACTGCAGGATACGCGGTACATTTTCTTCCCTGCAAAGATGATTCGTATTAGCAATTATACAGCCTGGCACATCAAATAGCATAATATTTGTAATTCTATGATCAAGAGAATTACGTTCCAAATATAGAAGATAAAAGGGCCCTTGAAAACAATTCTCATGGAACTTTAAATATGATAATCAAAGAGTTTGAATTTCACATGTGAAGATATAAGCCATGAGAAGTTGCATACGAAATTCTACAGagctaaatctaataaaaaaaggcaCCCAGTCCGGAGTTAGAGCTTGTACAGGGAAAGACTTCTCATggcttataattttaaaaggagtataattttaaatgttaaaagatgcatagtaaaattaatgtttaagcATTTCCATGTCTCCTTGAATGTTCAATGATGGCAGTTTTtctaacaaacaaaaacatgtgCACACAACAATAAATTAGTTGCATTTGCACATATTCTAGGTGCGTTATGTGAAGAAAATACACCACATTCCTCGCTAGACAACACAAAACTACCTTAAGAACTCCGGCAGCAGCTAAGatctgctgcccatggcagatAGATGCAACAGGCTTCTTAGAGTGCATGAATTCTTTCACCAAAGCAATCACTGTCTCATCCAGTGCCAAGTACTCTGGAGCCCGGCCTCCAGGAATGACAAGAGCATCATAATTTGAGGCATCCAAACCTTCAAAGCTAGCTGTTAGAGTGAAACTATGACCAGGCTTCTCACTGTAAGTTTGGTCACCTTCAAAATCATGGACTGCAGTTGGGCAGGTGTCCCCGCCCTTCTTCTTGGGGCAAACTGCATCAACATGGCACCCAAGAGCTACAAGAGACTGAAAAGGAACAGTTACCTCGTAATCTTCCATAAAATCCTGCAAGCAAGAACAAAAGAAGCAAGGATTCTTAGCAACTATGAGACAACACATGTTTCATAAGCATAACCTCagtcaatggaaaaaaaattaagaattaaaaacaaataattagaaCTTACCCCACagagaaacaaaattttcttatctGAACCAGTTATCTTTCCCCCCAGTGCCCTCACAAATAGTTGGATGAACTCAGGATGCCCCTCATATGTAGCTCCGGTGATGATATTGCCATCAGCAACACAAGCTTTCATGGTTTTAGGTTCAACCCAATGAGCGCCAGCATCAATGAGCACAGGTTTCACAGCAGGATATGCAGTGCATTTCCGACCTTTTACTGAATTTGCAGCTGCCAAGATCAATTGTCCATGGCAAACAGAGGCAATTGGCCTTCCTGAGTCAGAAAATTTCCTGACACAATCTAACACAGATTCGTTCATGGCAAGATATTCTGGAGCCCGTCCTCCAGGTATCACCAGCCCATCAT
This DNA window, taken from Populus alba chromosome 17, ASM523922v2, whole genome shotgun sequence, encodes the following:
- the LOC118055033 gene encoding protein DJ-1 homolog D gives rise to the protein MGKSVLLLCGDYMEDHEAMVPFQALQAYGIAVDAACPGKKAGDICRTAIHDSAGYQTYTESRGHNFTLNATFDEVDFCKYDGLVIPGGRAPEYLAMNESVLDCVRKFSDSGRPIASVCHGQLILAAANSVKGRKCTAYPAVKPVLIDAGAHWVEPKTMKACVADGNIITGATYEGHPEFIQLFVRALGGKITGSDKKILFLCGDFMEDYEVTVPFQSLVALGCHVDAVCPKKKGGDTCPTAVHDFEGDQTYSEKPGHSFTLTASFEGLDASNYDALVIPGGRAPEYLALDETVIALVKEFMHSKKPVASICHGQQILAAAGVLKGRKCTAYPAVKLNVVLGGATWLEPDPIDRCYTDENLVTGAAWPGHPQFVSQLMALLGIRVSF